A single region of the Streptomyces sp. NBC_00425 genome encodes:
- the pyrE gene encoding orotate phosphoribosyltransferase: MTDVNGTTPPGARGALLQLIKDKAVVHGKVTLSSGLEADYYVDLRRVTLDGEAAPLVGQVLLDLTADLDFDAVGGLTMGADPVAGAMLHAAAARGRRLDAFVVRKAAKAHGLQRRVEGPEIRGRRVLVVEDTSTTGGSPLTAVEAVREAGAEVVAVATIVDRATGADEKIRAGAGVPYLFAFSKDELGLD, encoded by the coding sequence ATGACGGACGTCAACGGAACAACGCCGCCCGGCGCACGCGGCGCGCTGCTGCAGCTGATCAAGGACAAGGCCGTGGTGCACGGCAAGGTCACCCTGTCGTCGGGGCTGGAGGCGGACTACTACGTCGACCTCCGCCGCGTCACCCTCGACGGGGAGGCCGCCCCGCTGGTCGGGCAGGTGCTGCTCGACCTCACCGCCGACCTCGACTTCGACGCGGTGGGCGGTCTGACCATGGGCGCCGACCCGGTGGCGGGCGCCATGCTGCACGCGGCCGCCGCCCGCGGCCGCAGGCTGGACGCCTTCGTCGTGCGCAAGGCGGCGAAGGCGCACGGGCTCCAGCGGCGCGTCGAGGGCCCGGAGATCAGGGGCCGCCGGGTCCTGGTCGTCGAGGACACCTCCACCACCGGCGGTTCGCCGCTGACCGCTGTGGAGGCCGTGCGCGAGGCGGGCGCCGAGGTGGTGGCGGTGGCGACCATCGTGGACCGGGCGACCGGAGCGGACGAGAAGATCCGCGCGGGTGCGGGCGTGCCGTACCTGTTCGCCTTCTCGAAGGACGAGCTCGGCCTGGACTGA
- a CDS encoding aldose epimerase family protein, which produces MSDEEITLTAGDAEATVQPGNGGRVGGLRVGGLELLRQGERFGCFPMVPWCGRIRDGYFHNGATVHRMPLNAAPNAIHGTARDGAWKVVRRMADEVVLTYELVAPWPYPGLVTQVFALAEDALTIRMSVETYDSSFPAQIGWHPWFNRNLGGQDAQDVRVAFDPAWQEQRGEDHLPTGERVAPKPGPWDDCFGMPGGVDVTLTWPGQLELKVGSPEKWVVVYDEQEAAVCVEPQTGPPNGLNTLPRLVTPLEPLEAAMTWSWSRL; this is translated from the coding sequence GTGAGTGACGAAGAGATCACGCTGACCGCGGGCGACGCGGAGGCGACCGTGCAGCCGGGCAACGGCGGCCGGGTCGGGGGGCTGCGCGTCGGCGGCCTCGAACTGCTGCGCCAGGGCGAGCGGTTCGGCTGCTTCCCGATGGTCCCCTGGTGCGGCCGCATCCGCGACGGCTACTTCCACAACGGCGCGACCGTCCACCGGATGCCGCTCAACGCCGCGCCGAACGCCATCCACGGCACTGCCCGCGACGGCGCCTGGAAGGTCGTCCGGCGCATGGCCGACGAGGTCGTGCTGACGTACGAACTGGTGGCGCCCTGGCCCTACCCCGGCCTGGTCACCCAGGTGTTCGCGCTGGCCGAGGACGCGCTGACGATCCGGATGTCCGTGGAGACCTACGACTCCTCCTTCCCGGCACAGATCGGCTGGCACCCCTGGTTCAACCGCAACCTGGGCGGCCAGGACGCCCAGGACGTGCGGGTCGCCTTCGACCCGGCCTGGCAGGAACAGCGCGGCGAGGACCATCTGCCGACCGGCGAGCGCGTCGCGCCGAAGCCGGGCCCCTGGGACGACTGCTTCGGCATGCCCGGCGGCGTCGACGTCACCCTCACCTGGCCCGGACAGCTGGAGCTGAAGGTGGGCAGCCCCGAGAAGTGGGTCGTCGTCTACGACGAGCAGGAGGCGGCGGTGTGCGTGGAGCCGCAGACCGGCCCGCCGAACGGACTGAACACCCTCCCGCGCCTGGTCACGCCCCTGGAGCCGCTCGAGGCCGCGATGACCTGGTCGTGGTCGCGGCTCTAA
- a CDS encoding tyrosine-type recombinase/integrase: MAGHIQDRWFKTETNAGGKTVRVKSDRHGSGLRYRARYIGPDGAEKSKSFPDGKKRLAEKWLSAIETDMTRGQYTDPKSVRITFRQYAEKWLDSKTSSPMARKEFGRRLRLHVYPVLGSRPIGTFRPEHIRELLAALDAKPGVGPSYTRNIFADVQSVLSAAVDDALLSRNPCGARTVRRPRPDAHRVVPWTLAQVFAVRAALLERYRAMVDVGAGCGLRQGEVFGLAEDAIDVDGRTLHVVRQIKHVEGHPVFALPKGGKKRDVPLPDSLAEALRAHMDACKPVEITLPWDVPEGPKVSARLLFTAEQGGMVWRSNFNGKEWKPALADAGLIRSETDENGKYESAREHGMHALRHFYASALLDAGENIKAVSEYMGHADPALTLRVYAHLMPDSRDRARRAIDSVFQRISQEDHGPQTAQ; the protein is encoded by the coding sequence ATGGCAGGCCACATCCAAGACCGTTGGTTCAAGACCGAGACGAACGCCGGCGGAAAGACCGTCCGCGTCAAGAGCGACCGCCACGGAAGTGGTCTGCGCTACCGGGCCCGATACATCGGTCCAGACGGCGCAGAGAAGTCCAAGAGCTTTCCCGACGGAAAGAAGCGACTCGCCGAGAAATGGTTGAGCGCCATTGAGACGGACATGACGCGCGGTCAGTACACCGATCCCAAGTCCGTGCGGATCACGTTCCGGCAGTACGCCGAGAAGTGGTTGGACAGCAAGACGTCCAGCCCGATGGCCCGGAAGGAGTTCGGCCGGCGCTTGCGGCTGCACGTCTACCCGGTGCTTGGCTCCCGGCCGATAGGGACCTTCCGGCCTGAGCACATCAGGGAGCTCCTCGCCGCGCTGGACGCGAAGCCCGGCGTAGGCCCTTCCTACACCCGGAACATCTTCGCGGACGTTCAGTCGGTCCTGTCTGCCGCTGTCGATGATGCGCTGCTGTCGCGCAACCCGTGCGGTGCACGGACCGTCCGGCGACCCAGGCCGGACGCGCATCGCGTGGTCCCATGGACGCTCGCCCAGGTGTTCGCCGTTCGAGCGGCCCTTCTGGAGCGGTACCGAGCGATGGTCGACGTCGGCGCCGGGTGCGGTCTACGACAGGGAGAGGTGTTCGGACTGGCTGAGGACGCCATCGACGTCGACGGGCGCACGCTTCACGTGGTCCGGCAGATCAAGCACGTCGAAGGGCACCCGGTGTTCGCTCTCCCCAAGGGCGGCAAGAAGCGGGACGTGCCGCTGCCCGACTCCCTGGCAGAAGCTCTCCGAGCCCACATGGACGCCTGCAAGCCGGTGGAGATCACGTTGCCCTGGGACGTGCCGGAAGGGCCGAAGGTGTCCGCCCGGCTACTCTTCACGGCGGAGCAAGGGGGCATGGTGTGGCGGAGCAACTTCAACGGCAAGGAGTGGAAGCCCGCCCTCGCGGACGCGGGCCTCATTCGCTCGGAAACGGATGAGAACGGCAAGTACGAGTCGGCGCGTGAGCACGGTATGCACGCCCTGCGGCACTTCTACGCCTCCGCGCTGCTGGACGCGGGCGAGAACATCAAGGCCGTCAGCGAGTACATGGGGCACGCCGACCCGGCGCTGACGCTCCGGGTGTACGCCCACCTGATGCCCGACAGCCGAGACCGCGCCCGTCGCGCCATCGACTCGGTGTTTCAGCGCATCTCTCAGGAAGACCACGGCCCACAGACGGCCCAGTAA
- a CDS encoding helix-turn-helix domain-containing protein produces the protein MSAAREQPDPRATLRGGLPDRYLTPDDIAEMFEVPKETVYQWRRKRVGPPGFRIGKYIRYDPADVLAHVAERKSTEQNAA, from the coding sequence ATGAGCGCTGCACGTGAACAACCGGACCCGCGCGCCACACTCCGTGGCGGGTTGCCGGACCGCTACCTCACTCCCGACGACATCGCCGAGATGTTCGAGGTGCCCAAAGAGACCGTCTACCAGTGGCGTCGCAAGCGCGTGGGACCGCCCGGATTCCGCATCGGCAAGTACATCCGTTACGACCCCGCCGACGTGCTTGCCCACGTCGCCGAACGCAAGAGCACCGAACAAAACGCTGCCTAA
- the fbaA gene encoding class II fructose-bisphosphate aldolase, with translation MPIATPEVYNEMLDRAKAGRFAYPAINVTSTQTLHAALRGFAEAESDGIIQISTGGAEFLGGQYSKEMVTGSVALAEFAHIVAEKYPVTVALHTDHCPKDKLDGYVRPLLAVSEERVKAGRNPLFQSHMWDGSAETLADNLAIAQELLARAAAAKIILEVEITPTGGEEDGVSHEINDSLYTTVDDAVRTVEALGLGEKGRYLLAASFGNVHGVYKPGNVVLRPDLLKELNEGVAAKYGKPAGSQPFDFVFHGGSGSTAEEIATALDNGVVKMNLDTDTQYAFTRPVADHMFKNYDGVLKVDGEVGSKKTYDPRTWGKLAEAGMAARVVEATQHLRSAGQKIK, from the coding sequence ATGCCCATCGCAACCCCCGAGGTCTACAACGAGATGCTCGACCGGGCGAAGGCAGGCAGGTTCGCCTACCCGGCCATCAACGTCACCTCGACGCAGACCCTGCACGCGGCGCTGCGCGGCTTCGCGGAGGCGGAGAGCGACGGCATCATCCAGATCTCCACGGGCGGCGCCGAGTTCCTGGGCGGCCAGTACAGCAAGGAGATGGTCACGGGTTCCGTGGCCCTCGCCGAGTTCGCGCACATCGTCGCCGAGAAGTACCCGGTCACCGTCGCGCTGCACACGGACCACTGCCCGAAGGACAAGCTCGACGGGTACGTGCGTCCGCTGCTCGCGGTCTCCGAGGAGCGCGTGAAGGCGGGCCGCAACCCGCTGTTCCAGTCGCACATGTGGGACGGCTCCGCCGAGACCCTCGCCGACAACCTGGCCATCGCGCAGGAGCTGCTCGCCCGCGCCGCCGCCGCGAAGATCATCCTCGAGGTGGAGATCACCCCGACCGGCGGCGAGGAGGACGGCGTCTCGCACGAGATCAACGACTCCCTGTACACGACGGTCGACGACGCGGTGCGCACCGTCGAGGCGCTCGGTCTGGGCGAGAAGGGCCGCTACCTGCTGGCCGCGTCCTTCGGCAACGTCCACGGCGTGTACAAGCCCGGCAACGTCGTGCTCCGTCCCGACCTGCTCAAGGAGCTGAACGAGGGCGTCGCCGCGAAGTACGGCAAGCCGGCCGGCTCCCAGCCGTTCGACTTCGTCTTCCACGGCGGCTCCGGCTCCACCGCCGAGGAGATCGCGACCGCGCTGGACAACGGCGTCGTCAAGATGAACCTCGACACGGACACGCAGTACGCCTTCACGCGTCCGGTCGCCGACCACATGTTCAAGAACTACGACGGCGTCCTGAAGGTCGACGGCGAGGTCGGCTCCAAGAAGACCTACGACCCGCGCACCTGGGGCAAGCTGGCCGAGGCGGGCATGGCCGCGCGCGTCGTCGAGGCCACGCAGCACCTGCGCTCCGCGGGCCAGAAGATCAAGTAA
- a CDS encoding polyamine aminopropyltransferase: MIEPYAPAPPGAPPPWRGPARLPVRPDTGRLLVLACVFVCAACGLVYELELVALASYLMGDSVTQASVVLSVMVFAMGLGSLVAKRLRRFAAAGFGVLEAALALVGGCSAMALYAVFAWTGDWGGLWADGSRILLVAFSLAIGLLIGAEAPLLMELIQRIRRQDAGGAVADLFAADYVGALVGGLAFPFLLLPFLGQLTSSLLVGAVNVVAGAALVLGLFRRDLTCRARCLLLVANIAVLGVLASAAVLVDDFERAARQAVYGGDVRVAVQTGVQEIVLTGGADGRPLDLYLDGRLRFAGRDERRYHEALVQPAMSGPHARVLILGGGDGLAAREALGRPGVRRVDVVAPDPGLIRLARTDPALSSLNDHAFGDPRVRVAAGDSFQWLREAPAATYDVVVADLPDPGITASTKLYSQEFYGLARRVLAPGGRLVVHAGPVAGRPPVFWTVEATLRAAGLHTAPYRVAGRGTGRTGGPDRIAGDDSRAPRDWGFVLAAADARPPMRLDARERPPRTLTQAALTADARAAEAHRVAGVPASTLVHPRY, translated from the coding sequence GTGATCGAACCGTACGCACCGGCCCCGCCCGGAGCTCCGCCGCCCTGGAGGGGCCCCGCGCGGCTCCCCGTCCGGCCGGACACCGGGCGGCTGCTGGTCCTCGCGTGCGTCTTCGTCTGCGCGGCCTGCGGTCTCGTCTACGAACTCGAACTGGTCGCCCTGGCCTCCTACTTGATGGGCGACTCCGTCACCCAGGCCTCCGTCGTGCTGTCGGTCATGGTCTTCGCGATGGGGCTCGGCTCCCTCGTCGCCAAACGGCTGCGCCGGTTCGCGGCGGCCGGATTCGGCGTCCTGGAGGCGGCTCTCGCCCTGGTCGGAGGGTGCAGTGCCATGGCGCTGTACGCGGTGTTCGCCTGGACGGGCGACTGGGGCGGCCTGTGGGCCGACGGCTCCCGCATCCTCCTCGTGGCGTTCTCCCTCGCCATCGGCCTGCTCATCGGGGCCGAGGCGCCGCTCCTCATGGAGCTGATCCAGCGCATCCGGCGGCAGGACGCGGGCGGTGCGGTGGCGGACCTCTTCGCCGCGGACTACGTGGGCGCGCTGGTCGGCGGCCTCGCGTTCCCGTTCCTGCTCCTGCCGTTCCTCGGCCAGCTGACGAGCTCCCTGCTGGTGGGCGCGGTCAACGTGGTCGCCGGGGCCGCCCTCGTGCTGGGCCTGTTCCGGCGCGACCTGACCTGCCGGGCCCGCTGCCTCCTGCTCGTCGCCAACATCGCCGTCCTCGGCGTCCTCGCCTCCGCCGCCGTCCTCGTCGACGACTTCGAACGGGCGGCGAGGCAGGCGGTGTACGGGGGCGACGTGCGGGTGGCGGTGCAGACGGGCGTCCAGGAGATCGTGCTGACCGGCGGCGCCGACGGCCGCCCCCTCGACCTCTATCTGGACGGCCGCCTCCGTTTCGCCGGCCGTGACGAGCGCCGGTACCACGAGGCCCTCGTCCAGCCGGCGATGAGCGGCCCGCACGCGCGCGTGCTGATCCTCGGTGGCGGCGACGGTCTGGCCGCCCGAGAAGCCCTCGGCCGTCCCGGCGTGCGCCGCGTCGACGTCGTCGCGCCCGACCCCGGGCTGATCCGGCTGGCCCGCACCGACCCGGCCCTGTCGAGCCTCAACGACCACGCCTTCGGCGATCCGCGCGTCCGCGTGGCCGCCGGGGACTCCTTCCAGTGGCTGCGCGAGGCCCCTGCGGCCACGTACGACGTGGTCGTCGCGGATCTGCCCGATCCCGGCATCACGGCGAGCACCAAGCTCTACTCCCAGGAGTTCTATGGCCTCGCCCGCCGCGTCCTGGCCCCCGGCGGCCGCCTCGTGGTGCACGCCGGGCCGGTCGCGGGCCGGCCGCCGGTGTTCTGGACGGTCGAGGCGACGCTGCGCGCGGCCGGCCTGCACACCGCCCCCTACCGGGTGGCCGGCCGCGGCACCGGCCGTACCGGCGGCCCCGACCGCATCGCCGGCGACGACTCCCGGGCTCCCCGCGACTGGGGCTTCGTGCTGGCCGCCGCGGACGCCCGACCGCCGATGCGCCTCGACGCGCGCGAGCGCCCCCCGCGCACGCTGACCCAGGCGGCCCTGACCGCCGACGCCCGGGCGGCCGAGGCGCACCGGGTGGCCGGAGTGCCGGCCTCGACGCTGGTGCATCCGCGGTACTGA
- a CDS encoding DNA primase: protein MSTPPLLDTALTLATRTVPVLPLRAGKVPFGNCPDCAANACGGRPNMKAAGTCRCPGVCHAWAAATTDPHILTSPAWASAWRRAAAVAYHPGGAGVTVVDLDDAAAVDWARATLPATRTVTTTRGEHWIYRGTMPSSNAVRPGVDIKSTMAYARWRGPGTGSTVALPDAVRALAVKEPSTARRAPQMATVPLRAGQGECPHRTTAYLDRGISMAVQRITEARSAVHATVYRTFLAVLSTHGRCGCLTDVHTARLFTAAQAKGESARHCTDAWTNALTTLGL from the coding sequence GTGAGCACTCCGCCCCTGCTCGACACCGCGCTCACGCTCGCCACCCGCACCGTGCCCGTGCTGCCGTTGCGGGCCGGGAAGGTGCCGTTCGGCAACTGCCCGGACTGCGCCGCCAACGCATGCGGCGGCCGGCCGAACATGAAAGCCGCGGGCACCTGTCGGTGCCCCGGCGTCTGCCACGCGTGGGCCGCCGCCACCACCGACCCTCACATCCTCACCTCTCCGGCATGGGCGTCCGCGTGGCGCCGGGCCGCCGCCGTCGCCTACCACCCCGGCGGCGCCGGCGTGACCGTCGTCGACCTCGACGACGCGGCGGCCGTCGACTGGGCCCGCGCCACCCTGCCCGCGACCAGGACCGTGACCACCACCCGGGGCGAGCACTGGATCTACCGGGGCACCATGCCGTCATCGAACGCCGTCCGCCCCGGCGTCGACATCAAGTCCACGATGGCCTATGCCCGTTGGCGCGGTCCGGGGACCGGCTCCACAGTCGCTCTCCCGGACGCTGTGCGCGCCCTGGCCGTAAAGGAGCCGTCCACGGCCCGCAGAGCGCCACAGATGGCCACAGTGCCCCTGAGGGCCGGGCAGGGGGAGTGCCCCCACCGCACGACCGCCTATCTGGACCGTGGCATCTCCATGGCCGTGCAGCGCATCACCGAGGCGCGTAGCGCCGTCCACGCGACCGTGTACCGCACGTTCCTCGCCGTGCTGTCGACGCACGGCCGGTGCGGCTGCCTCACCGATGTCCACACCGCGCGGCTGTTCACCGCCGCCCAGGCCAAAGGCGAATCGGCCCGGCACTGCACCGATGCGTGGACCAACGCCCTGACCACGTTGGGACTGTGA
- a CDS encoding ATP-binding protein has product MSDDEKNPARKVITDYAQEHFRYFRTADGTVYAQRNGHPVARPIRSQGTTGSHRQELMVGLFKDGIGVFNGTALKEALDLIEALALTEDVQPVNIRVAPGFDGATWLDLGRDDGQSVRIHPTGWDITVPDPREVCWRRTQLTGELPLPAKDTDGKGIDLLLRLCNFATAETECLAIAWLIGCLGPSVPVPAPFLTGPQGAGKSTGGRMLVRIVEGMSGDLRRAPKDEENLIAAVAAGWVTALDNLSHMTPDLSDAMCCIVTGAESVKRALFTDGDVFRVGYRRPLLLTGIDVGVIRPDLAERLLPLRLERPRVRRTEAELWAEYAEVLPVVLGSLLDLTAKVRAMEAETPTDLRMADFAHLCAQLDAATGLGALPAYRTSLDDLNDDVIEGDLLAQTVLLHADTLESGGVQQMTSTEWLSCLSRLYAGEDCRPLPKGWPTTGKVLSDRLKRLQPTLAARGVLIDSGRTKAGRYLEMTRTVALTLPSYEQQRMH; this is encoded by the coding sequence ATGTCCGACGACGAGAAGAACCCCGCCCGCAAGGTCATCACCGACTACGCCCAAGAGCACTTCCGGTACTTCCGCACCGCCGACGGCACCGTGTACGCGCAGCGCAACGGCCACCCCGTCGCCCGTCCGATCCGCTCGCAGGGCACGACCGGCAGCCACCGCCAGGAACTGATGGTCGGACTGTTCAAGGACGGCATCGGCGTGTTCAACGGGACCGCCCTCAAGGAGGCACTCGACTTGATCGAAGCGCTCGCGCTCACCGAGGACGTACAGCCGGTGAACATCCGTGTGGCTCCCGGGTTCGACGGGGCGACGTGGCTGGACCTTGGCCGCGACGACGGGCAGTCCGTCCGCATCCACCCCACCGGCTGGGACATCACTGTCCCGGACCCGCGAGAGGTGTGCTGGCGGCGCACCCAACTCACCGGGGAACTCCCCCTGCCCGCCAAGGACACCGACGGCAAGGGCATCGATCTTCTGCTCAGGCTGTGCAACTTCGCCACCGCCGAAACCGAGTGCCTTGCCATCGCTTGGCTGATCGGCTGTCTGGGGCCGTCTGTACCGGTCCCTGCGCCGTTCCTCACCGGCCCGCAGGGCGCGGGCAAGTCCACCGGCGGCCGGATGCTCGTGCGGATCGTCGAGGGCATGAGCGGCGACCTGCGCCGTGCACCGAAGGATGAGGAGAACCTGATCGCGGCGGTGGCGGCCGGATGGGTCACCGCGCTGGACAACCTCTCCCACATGACGCCGGACCTGTCCGACGCGATGTGCTGCATCGTCACCGGGGCCGAGAGCGTCAAGCGGGCCCTGTTCACCGACGGGGACGTGTTCCGCGTCGGCTACCGCCGGCCCCTGCTCCTGACCGGTATCGACGTGGGGGTCATCCGGCCCGACCTCGCCGAACGGCTCCTGCCCCTGCGCCTCGAACGCCCTCGCGTCCGACGTACCGAGGCCGAACTGTGGGCCGAATACGCGGAAGTCCTGCCCGTCGTCCTCGGCTCCCTCCTCGACCTCACCGCGAAGGTCCGCGCGATGGAGGCGGAGACGCCCACCGATCTGCGGATGGCGGACTTCGCGCACCTGTGCGCGCAGCTCGATGCCGCGACCGGGCTCGGTGCGCTGCCCGCGTACCGGACGAGTCTGGACGACCTGAACGACGACGTGATCGAGGGCGACCTGTTGGCGCAGACCGTCCTTCTGCATGCCGACACCTTGGAGTCGGGCGGCGTGCAGCAGATGACGTCCACCGAGTGGTTGTCCTGCCTGAGCCGCCTCTACGCGGGTGAGGACTGCCGTCCCCTGCCCAAGGGGTGGCCGACCACCGGCAAAGTCCTCTCAGATCGGCTCAAGCGCCTGCAACCGACGCTGGCGGCTCGGGGCGTCCTCATCGACTCGGGCCGCACCAAAGCGGGCCGCTACCTCGAAATGACCCGCACGGTGGCCCTGACCCTGCCTTCATACGAGCAACAGCGGATGCACTGA
- a CDS encoding DNA methylase — protein MTQPTSIRRALAPLALNGPIRVLDAFSCIGGGTDGYRRAFGNCHVTGVDIQAQPDYCGDAFHQGDAVEFIREHGHEFDFIHASPPCQGEGAPTKGTNAARNAAIGRTYPRLIAPTRAALDATGRPYVIENVAGSEVRKDVRLCGEQFGLAVLMHRYFELGGWTTAQPAHPLHRGYVRGYRHGEWRDGPYVAAYGKGGGKATVAEIREAKRIDWSTDHLRLREALPPAYTEWIGRAFLAAHIPALEVAA, from the coding sequence ATGACGCAACCGACCAGCATCCGGCGAGCACTCGCCCCGCTCGCCCTGAACGGACCGATCCGGGTCCTGGACGCCTTCTCCTGCATCGGGGGTGGCACCGACGGCTACCGGCGCGCGTTCGGGAACTGCCACGTCACCGGCGTCGACATCCAGGCACAGCCGGACTACTGCGGCGACGCCTTCCACCAGGGCGACGCGGTCGAGTTCATCCGCGAGCACGGCCACGAATTCGACTTCATCCACGCCTCACCCCCCTGCCAGGGCGAGGGCGCGCCGACAAAGGGCACGAACGCCGCCCGCAACGCCGCGATCGGCCGCACCTACCCCCGGCTCATCGCCCCCACCCGGGCCGCACTCGATGCCACCGGACGCCCGTACGTCATCGAGAACGTGGCCGGCTCCGAGGTCCGCAAGGACGTCCGCCTGTGCGGGGAACAGTTCGGCCTGGCCGTGCTCATGCACCGCTACTTTGAGTTGGGCGGCTGGACGACCGCGCAGCCGGCGCACCCTCTCCATCGGGGCTACGTGCGCGGCTACCGGCACGGCGAATGGCGAGATGGCCCCTACGTCGCCGCCTACGGCAAGGGCGGCGGCAAGGCTACCGTCGCCGAGATCCGCGAGGCCAAGCGGATCGACTGGTCCACCGACCACCTTCGGCTCCGCGAGGCACTTCCGCCCGCCTACACCGAGTGGATCGGCCGCGCGTTCCTCGCCGCCCACATCCCCGCGCTGGAGGTGGCCGCGTGA
- a CDS encoding SRPBCC domain-containing protein — translation MEQEVFVPVPAERLRAALADPAQVARAVPGLQQDAGTEPVAGRLKVRIGGHTITYRGTARVSPRENGGYAVEGDGTEVRGSGSVKLSLVLHLREADAGTTVRFEGTASADGRVTELPSEVVDSAVARLLNRFAANLGVSAAPDEQPESGTSDGTGRQDDVQDDHQDDADPDADARDADARDADGPDDVADPDAADDVDEPVVPAAVFETAELPSELEDLTGPAQPPAEAAHARRTMIGRSAEEVDHAPPRGRYAPVPAPQTVMPNSALRWAAPAAALVVASAIVVGRALRRRG, via the coding sequence ATGGAGCAAGAGGTGTTCGTTCCGGTTCCGGCCGAGCGACTGAGGGCGGCCCTCGCCGATCCCGCGCAGGTGGCCCGTGCGGTTCCCGGGCTCCAGCAGGACGCGGGCACCGAGCCCGTCGCGGGCCGGCTGAAGGTGCGGATCGGCGGCCACACCATCACGTACCGGGGGACGGCACGCGTCTCTCCGCGCGAGAACGGCGGCTACGCCGTGGAGGGCGACGGGACGGAGGTCCGCGGCAGCGGGTCGGTGAAGCTGAGCCTCGTCCTTCATCTGCGGGAGGCCGACGCGGGCACCACAGTCCGCTTCGAGGGGACGGCCTCGGCGGACGGCCGGGTCACGGAACTGCCCTCCGAGGTGGTCGACTCGGCGGTGGCCAGGCTGCTCAACCGTTTCGCGGCGAACCTGGGAGTCTCGGCCGCACCGGACGAGCAGCCCGAATCCGGGACGAGCGACGGCACCGGCCGCCAGGACGACGTCCAAGACGACCACCAGGACGACGCCGATCCGGACGCCGATGCGCGAGACGCCGATGCGCGAGACGCCGACGGGCCCGACGACGTCGCCGATCCGGACGCCGCGGACGACGTCGACGAACCCGTCGTCCCCGCGGCGGTCTTCGAGACGGCTGAGCTCCCCTCGGAGCTCGAGGACCTGACGGGACCCGCACAGCCGCCCGCCGAGGCCGCGCACGCGCGCCGCACGATGATCGGCCGCAGCGCCGAGGAGGTCGACCACGCTCCGCCGCGCGGGCGCTACGCGCCGGTCCCCGCCCCGCAGACCGTCATGCCGAACAGCGCGCTGCGGTGGGCGGCGCCGGCGGCCGCGCTGGTCGTGGCGTCCGCGATCGTGGTCGGCAGGGCGCTGCGCCGACGCGGTTAG
- a CDS encoding DUF2617 family protein, whose protein sequence is MLTTLNTSYTDTRAADLAWALGREPLPALATLDLELSGAKLQLRLLGASHQVLLEEEQASCSETVACIPGSSTPLPLGVAKRVGGWEYEFAARVEELSPGQFAGRAQELLALVSEHPHGLVGVFPGSPHAFTALLAQRHEGHVHWRTWHAYPQDGQLVATRTRVGVRVPVCAEIPSGG, encoded by the coding sequence ATGCTCACGACCCTGAACACCTCCTACACCGACACGCGCGCGGCCGATCTCGCCTGGGCCCTGGGGCGTGAACCGCTGCCCGCCCTCGCCACCCTCGACCTCGAACTGAGCGGCGCCAAGCTTCAGTTGAGACTGCTCGGTGCGTCGCACCAGGTGCTGCTGGAGGAGGAGCAGGCCAGTTGTTCGGAGACGGTGGCCTGTATCCCCGGCAGCAGCACCCCGCTCCCGCTGGGCGTCGCCAAGCGGGTCGGCGGCTGGGAGTACGAGTTCGCGGCGCGCGTCGAGGAGCTCTCGCCGGGCCAGTTCGCGGGCCGCGCGCAGGAGCTCCTGGCCCTCGTCTCCGAGCATCCGCACGGCCTGGTCGGCGTCTTCCCCGGCAGCCCGCACGCGTTCACCGCCCTGCTCGCCCAGCGCCACGAGGGCCATGTCCACTGGCGCACCTGGCACGCCTACCCGCAGGACGGGCAGCTGGTGGCGACGAGAACGCGGGTGGGTGTGCGCGTGCCGGTGTGCGCCGAGATCCCGTCCGGCGGGTGA